One Panicum virgatum strain AP13 chromosome 9K, P.virgatum_v5, whole genome shotgun sequence genomic region harbors:
- the LOC120648472 gene encoding non-specific lipid transfer protein GPI-anchored 21-like, with protein MLRRHRMAAAAAAVTALLLAAAPASGQVATSCTASLITTFTPCLNFVTGSTNGGGSPTQQCCGSLAEMVRTGADCACLILTGNVPFSLPINRTLAISLTRLCGSMSVPLQCRDTATQIPAPGPVAFAPALPPLPPTPPESSVPGSPVDPTATSPAADSPPFPQRPVVVPSSAWRSSHVSMAAVTIVLSIAGFIFV; from the exons ATGCTGAGGCGTCacaggatggcggcggcggcggcggcggtcacggcgctgctgctggccgcggcgccggcgtcggggcAGGTGGCGACGTCGTGCACGGCGTCGCTGATAACGACGTTCACGCCGTGCCTCAACTTCGTGACGGGGAGCACCAACGGCGGCGGGTCGCCGACGCAGCAGTGCTGCGGCTCGCTGGCGGAGATGGTCCGCACCGGCGCCGACTGCGCCTGCCTCATCCTCACCGGGAACGTGCCCTTCAGCCTCCCCATCAACCGCACGCTCGCCATCTCCCTCACCAGGCTCTGCGGCTCCATGTCCGTCCCGCTGCAGTGCAGAG ACACGGCAACGCAAATCCCAGCTCCAG GCCCTGTTGCGTTTGCTCCGGCGCTGCCACCTCTGC CGCCGACTCCACCGGAATCTTCAGTGCCCGGCTCTCCGGTGGATCCCACGGCGACGTCTCCGGCGGCGGACTCGCCGCCGTTCCCCCAGAGGCCAGTGGTGGTGCCCAGCTCGGCATGGAGGAGTTCTCACGTGTCCATGGCCGCTGTCACCATTGTATTGTCGATAGCTGGATTCATTTTCGTTTGA